Proteins encoded in a region of the Botrytis cinerea B05.10 chromosome 11, complete sequence genome:
- the Bcprp40 gene encoding Bcprp40 has translation MNGMNGHAAVPALWQEARNADGRVYYYNTITKATQWTKPEDLMTPAERALLNQPWKEYTAEGGRKYWYNTETKQSSWEMPDAYKEAMSKEAASPAVAAASVPTFVAGGGFSASQYDQPRDREPLGEARQIAYGNDVNGSRAQAFVPANNDPDYSTFEEAEAAFLKLLKRHNVKPDLTWEEVMRSIIKDPQYRALKDPKDRKAAFEKYAVEVRLQEKDRAKERLEKLRSDFATMLRSHPEIKHYTRWKTARPIIEGETIFRSSNDDDERRQLFQDYIMELKRANTDKEVATRKAAMDDLVDLLKGLNLEPYTRWSEAQGIIQSNPRFQGDEKFKALSKSDMLTAFENHIKSLEKTFNDVKQQQKTQKLRRERQNRDRFVGLLRDLKAGNKIKAGTKWSQIHPLIENDDRYVDMLGQSGSSPLDLFWDVVEEEERALRSTRNDVLDVLDDKRFELQQKTPFEEFLALMQSDRRTANIDRDSLLLIFDRLREKISRRNEDDKHHAERHQRRAVDNLRSFIKHLEPPVRIGDDYERVRSRFEGSEEYLAVTTDELRRSAFDKVIRRLKEKEEDSEKDRAKRRDRASVDRPLHKIRDREREHRASGSTRSRRSRSPEPDAYEADRRKAIADREKNYRKGGMADTLLSPNRRDRRDPDAHDRERDRDRLMRDRDLDKPRSRRDDSMSHYERERRDREDEREKLYRRRGDPRGSIDELPYGDERSSAPRKRRESESETRRDSKRTRRENTPKQRERSPVPPRERRHRTRTPPPAAKTPAKEESAVHSGSEEGEIEEE, from the exons ATGAACGGAATGAATGGTCACGCAGCTGTCCCTGCTCTCTGGCAGGAAGCGCGAAATGCGGATGGACgggtttattattataatactattacGAAGGCGACGCAATGGACCAAGCCAGAAGATTTGATGACACCTGCAGAG CGTGCTCTGTTGAACCAGCCATGGAAAGAGTATACAGCGGAAGGGGGGAGAAAGTATTGGTATAACACTGAGACGAAGCAGAGCTCATGGGAAATGCCAGATGCATACAAGGAAGCTATGTCAAAAGAAGCCGCATCGCCTGCAGTTGCTGCTGCATC GGTGCCAACCTTCGTCGCGGGAGGCGGATTCTCGGCTTCTCAGTATGACCAACCACGAGACAGAGAACCGTTAGGAGAAGCTCGTCAAATTGCATACGGCAATGATGTCAATGGAAGCCGTGCTCAAGCTTTTGTGCCTGCTAATAATGATCCCGATTATTCTACTTtcgaagaagcagaagcagctTTCCTCAAGCTTTTAAAACGGCACAATGTTAAACCTGATCTTACATGGGAAGAAGTTATGCGATCAATTATCAAGGATCCTCAATATCGAGCGCTCAAAGACCCCAAAGACCGAAAGGCTGCCTTTGAGAAGTATGCCGTTGAGGTTCGCCTACAAGAAAAAGACCGTGCAAAGGAGAGACTTGAGAAGCTCAGATCTGATTTTGCTACTATGCTGAGAAGCCATCCAGAGATTAAACACTACACTAGATGGAAGACAGCTCGACCAATTATCGAAGGAGAGACGATTTTCCGCTCCtcgaatgatgatgatgaaaggCGTCAGCTATTTCAAGATTATATCATGGAACTCAAGAGAGCGAATACGGATAAAGAGGTCGCAACAAGAAAAGCTGCGATGGACGATCTTGTTGATCTTTTGAAAGGATTAAATCTCGAGCCATACACAAGGTGGTCAGAAGCACAAGGTATCATCCAGTCAAATCCACGTTTCCAAGGTGATGAGAAATTCAAGGCACTCAGCAAGTCGGACATGTTGACTGCTTTCGAGAATCATATAAAATCTCTTGAGAAGACCTTCAATGATGTTAAACAGCAGCAGAAGACCCAAAAGTTAAGGAGAGAGCGTCAGAACCGAGACAGATTTGTAGGACTCTTACGTGACCTCAAAGCTGGGAACAAAATAAAGGCAGGAACAAAGTGGAGCCAAATTCATCctttaattgaaaatgatgacAGGTACGTTGATATGTTGGGTCAGTCGGGATCTTCTCCTCTGGACCTGTTCTGGGATGTAgtcgaggaagaggaacGCGCATTGCGTAGCACACGAAATGATGTTTTGGATGTTCTTGAT GATAAACGGTTTGAACTCCAGCAGAAGACTCCGTTTGAAGAGTTCTTAGCACTGATGCAGAGTGATCGACGAACTGCTAACATTGATCGAGACTCATTGTTGCTAATATTTGATCGA TTACGTGAAAAGATTTCtcgaagaaatgaagatgacAAGCATCACGCAGAGCGTCATCAACGCCGAGCTGTGGACAACTTGAGATCTTTCATTAAACATCTCGAACCTCCTGTCCGCATTGGCGATGATTACGAACGGGTCCGCTCTCGGTTTGAAGGGTCAGAAGAATATCTTGCCGTAACAACGGATGAACTCCGTCGCTCAGCTTTTGATAAGGTAATTCGTCGGcttaaagaaaaagaggaagactCCGAAAAGGATCGAGCCAAGCGTCGTGATCGGGCCTCGGTTGATCGACCACTACACAAAATACGCGACCGAGAGCGAGAGCATCGTGCCTCAGGGTCCACCCGCTCTAGGCGTAGTCGCTCCCCAGAACCTGACGCGTATGAAGCAGACAGGCGAAAAGCTATTGCAGACCGCGAAAAGAATTACCGAAAGGGTGGCATGGCTGATACATTACTTTCTCCAAATCGTCGTGATAGGCGTGATCCTGATGCCCATGATCGTGAACGCGACCGTGATAGATTGATGCGGGATCGTGATCTCGACAAACCTCGCAGTAGACGAGATGATTCAATGAGTCATTACGAGCGAGAAAGGAGAGACCGCgaggatgagagagagaaactCTACAGGCGACGCGGAGATCCTCGAGGTAGCATCGATGAGTTGCCTTACGGGGACGAAAGATCCAGTGCaccaagaaagagaagagaaagtgaaAGTGAAACACGCAGGGATAGTAAG AGAACTAGAAGAGAAAACACACCTAAACAACGTGAGCGCTCCCCAGTTCCCCCACGTGAACGGCGTCACAGGACTAGGACACCACCACCCGCTGCGAAAACTCCCGCCAAAGAAGAGTCTGCTGTCCATTCAGGTAGCGAAGAAGGCGAGATCGAGGAAGAATAG
- the Bcrli1 gene encoding Bcrli1 produces MSDKLTRIAIISTDKCKPKKCRQECKKSCPVVRSGRLCIEVTPESKIAFISENLCIGCGICPKKCPFGAINIINLPTNLESHVTHRYSANSFKLHRLPTPRPGQVLGLVGSNGIGKSTALKILSGKLKPNLGRYDNPPDWQDVIKYFRGSELQNYFTKILEDDLKAIVKPQYVDRIPRAIRGPDKTVRGLIEGVATMDNFKEVCDILELNHIMDRDVNLLSGGELQRFAIATVCVQQADVYMFDEPSSYLDVKQRLSAAQIIRSLLRPDDYVICVEHDLSVLDYLSDFICVLYGKPAVYGVVTLPASVREGINIFLDGNIPTENLRFREESLTFKIAEAADEFMADRSRAFQYPSMEKTLGNFHLSIESGDFTDSEIVVMMGENGTGKTTFCKMLAGATQPDGNQKVPGMKVSMKPQKITPKFEGTVRQLFFKKIKTAFLLPQFQTDVVKPLKLEEFIDQEVKTLSGGELQRVAIVLALGIPADIYLIDEPSAYLDSEQRIIAARVIKRFIMHSKKTAFIVEHDFIMATYLADRVIVFDGQPGIDARANTPESLLTGCNKFLKNLDVTFRRDPTNYRPRINKLNSQLDQEQKLNGNYFFLDEDDKAATS; encoded by the exons ATGTCTGACAAACTTACCCG TATCGCTATCATCAGTACTGACAAG TGCAAGCCAAAG AAATGCAGACAAGAATGTAAAAAGTCCTGCCCAGTTGTTCGAAGTGGTCGCCTCTGTATCGAAGTTACCCCCGAGTCGAAAATTGCTTTCATCTCCGAGAATCTTTGCATTGGTTGTGGTATCTGCCCTAAGAAGTGCCCATTCGGTGCTATCAACATTATCAATCTGCCAACAAATTTGGAATCTCACGTAACTCATCGATACTCCGCCAATAGTTTCAAGTTGCATCGATTGCCTACACCACGTCCAGGACAAGTTTTGGGATTGGTTGGTTCCAACGGTATTGGAAAGAGTACAGCACTCAAGATTCTCAGTGGAAAGTTAAAGCCAAATTTGGGTAGATATGATAACCCACCCGACTGGCAAGATGTTATCAAATACTTCCGTGGTTCTGAATTGCAAA ACTATTTCAcgaagattttggaagacGATTTGAAAGCAATTGTGAAGCCCCAATATGTTGACAGAATCCCAAGAGCCATCAGGGGACCAGATAAGACAGTTCGAGGTTTGATCGAAGGTGTTGCAACAATGGATAATTTCAAGGAGGTCTGCGACATTTTGG AGTTGAATCACATCATGGACCGAGACGTCAATCTTTTGTCCGGTGGAGAATTACAAAGATTCGCCATTGCAACTGTTTGTGTGCAGCAGGCTGATGT CTACATGTTTGATGAGCCATCTTCGTACCTAGATGTAAAGCAACGTCTTAGCGCGGCTCAAATCATTCGATCATTGTTGAGACCTGATGATTACGTTATTTGCGTTGAGCACGATCTTTCGGTGTTGGATTACTTGTCGGACTTCATCTGCGTTCTGTACGGAAAACCCGCTGTTTACGGTGTTGTCACTCTCCCAGCCTCTGTCAGAGAAGGTATCAACATTTTCTTAGATGGTAACATTCCAACTGAGAACTTGCGATTCCGAGAAGAGTCTTTAACTTTCAAGATTGCCGAGGCTGCCGATGAGTTCATGGCAGACAGATCTCGAGCATtccaatatccatccatgGAAAAGACTCTTGGTAATTTCCACTTGTCTATCGAGTCAGGAGATTTCACCGATTCCGAGATTGTCGTCATGATGGGAGAGAACGGTACTGGTAAGACTACTTTCTGTAAGATGCTTGCCGGTGCCACTCAACCCGACGGCAACCAAAAAGTTCCAGGTATGAAGGTCAGTATGAAGCCTCAAAAGATCACGCCAAAGTTCGAGGGAACTGTCAGACAGctcttcttcaagaagatcaagactGCCTTCCTTCTGCCTCAATTCCAAACCGACGTTGTCAAGCCTCTCAAGCTCGAAGAATTTATCGATCAAGAAGTTAAGACTTTGTCCGGAGGAGAATTGCAACGTGTGGCTATCGTCCTTGCTCTTGGTATTCCCGCAGACATATACCTTATTGATGAACCCTCTGCCTACCTCGATTCCGAACAGCGTATCATTGCTGCACGTGTCATTAAGAGATTCATCATGCACTCGAAGAAGACCGCTTTCATTGTCGAGCACGATTTCATTATGGCTACTTACCTCGCGGATCGTGTTATTGTCTTTGACGGACAGCCTGGTATCGACGCTCGTGCCAATACCCCCGAGTCGCTACTCACTGGTTGCAACAAATTCTTGAAGAACCTCGACGTCACTTTCCGTCGTGATCCAACCAACTACAGACCTCGTATCAACAAACTTAACTCCCAATTGGACCAGGAGCAGAAGTTGAACGGCAACTAC TTCTTcttggatgaggatgacAAAGCTGCTACTAGTTGA